The region CTGGCTCTTCTTCTATATCAATCAACTCCTCTAGGTTTAACCCCGACTCCTCCACTGCCTGCTTAACCGGCTCCCACAGTCCCAGATTGATTAGGTTATTGCCTAGATGGGGCCCCAAAAGATACTCCGCCGACAGGTAAGCCACCACCCGATTGTCGCAGTTGAGATAGGTTTGCACCGTATTTAACCACCTTTGTAATAGGCGATCGCGGATGGTGTAGGCCAGGGCCATATAACAATCATGCTTAGTGGCAATGCCAGGAAATTTTCCCTGGAGATAAAACAGGTTATCGGCCAAGGCCCGCTTCAGGGTTTCCACGCTCAGACCAGTGCGGTCGTCTTCCACCTGAATGAGAGGATTGGTGGTGTTAAAAGCCATGGGGAGGTGCTCCGTTAATGGTGTGCCTTTTCCTATAGTGTGCAACTGCCATTAAAGTTTGGTTAGGAATGGGGACATTTGTTGGACTTCTTAACAAAATCGGCGAATCATAACAAACCGTTACAAATCCCGATGGCCCTTGCCTTCTGTGCCTAGAATGGTCGTAATTTGTCGCCGTTGCGAGGAGTGCCCCATGACCATTGCCCACCGTGATGCCCGGGATTACCAGATTATTTTTCTCTGTAGCTTTTTGAGTTTGGGAATATTGGCACGGGACTGGAGTTTGACCCCTTTGGCGATCGCCATTATTTTGACCACAACATTGGTGGTGCAATGCCTATTTACCATCAATCAACAGGGTAATTTTGGCCGTTGGTTTTCCTTGCATACATGGCAAAGTTTTTTGGGACATCAGGGTTGGAAAAGTGCTCTGATCACGGGTTTGGGCCTTTGTTTGCTGTTGCGGGCTAACCATTTATCCACTTTGATACTGGCTAGTAGTTTGGCGATCGCCAGTAAGTTCCTGTTGCAAGCCTGGGGCAAACATTGGTTTAATCCCGCCAACTTTGGCATCATTGCCGCTTTGACCCTGACGGGGGATGCCTGGGTTTCCCCGGGACAATGGGGTACTACTCTCTGGCTGGGGGCCATGTTCTTGGCCGCTGGGGGGTTGGTGTTGGGCAGAGTGGGACGGTGGGACACATCGGTAATGTTTTTAGTAGTCTATGCCGGGCTGGATTTACTGCGTAACGCTTGGTTGGGGTGGCCTCCGGAAGTTAGTTTCCATCACCTGGAAAATGGCAGTCTATTGGTATTTGCCCTGTTCATGCTCACCGATCCCCGCTCCATTCCCAATGGCCGCCCTGCTCGTTTAATCTGGTCCACGGCGATCGCCATGGTCAGTTTAATTTTGCAATATTACTTTTACCTTCCCACTGCCCTATTTTGGGCCCTATTTCTACTTTCCCCCCTCACCGTATTGCTAGACCGTCAGTTTCCTGCCCCTCGTTTTCAATGGTGGCAAAAAGCCAAACCTGTACCATCAAATTAAGCTAGGATGTGCCATTGGCCGGATAACTTTTTCCCCTTCCCCCAATGACCCTATCCCTGTCCCTGGGCCAACGCCTCGATGACCGTTACCTGATCCAACTCCACTTAGGTGCCAGTTTCCCTGGTCAACAATACCTCGCCCACGACACCCATCGCTTCGATGAGCCTTGCACCATTACAGTTGTGACCTCCTTCCCTGGGGACAAAACCGGCAATTTATTTAAGCAACAGGCGGA is a window of Synechocystis sp. PCC 7338 DNA encoding:
- a CDS encoding Na+-translocating NADH-quinone reductase subunit B, coding for MVVICRRCEECPMTIAHRDARDYQIIFLCSFLSLGILARDWSLTPLAIAIILTTTLVVQCLFTINQQGNFGRWFSLHTWQSFLGHQGWKSALITGLGLCLLLRANHLSTLILASSLAIASKFLLQAWGKHWFNPANFGIIAALTLTGDAWVSPGQWGTTLWLGAMFLAAGGLVLGRVGRWDTSVMFLVVYAGLDLLRNAWLGWPPEVSFHHLENGSLLVFALFMLTDPRSIPNGRPARLIWSTAIAMVSLILQYYFYLPTALFWALFLLSPLTVLLDRQFPAPRFQWWQKAKPVPSN